In Marivirga salinae, a single window of DNA contains:
- the hemF gene encoding oxygen-dependent coproporphyrinogen oxidase, which translates to MNSDKASIGHFFQELQADICDKISATDGKGKFEIDDWRHSKGGGGKSRLLQNGNILEKAGVNFSAVEGPAPEGLLKTLEIDANQSDNLSFFATGVSIVMHPFSPMVPIIHMNVRYFELSNGTYWFGGGIDLTPHVIDKSQAQYFHQEIKKVCDKHDMDYYPKFKKWADDYFYLPHRNETRGVGGIFFDRLIENEKHSKEDIFAFVQDVGKLFAPVYSHLMEINKDKSFSEEHKNWQYLRRGRYVEFNLVWDRGTKFGLQTNGRTESILMSMPPQANWEYDYQAEKDFEKETSALLKKEVDWVNIL; encoded by the coding sequence ATGAATAGTGATAAAGCTTCAATAGGACATTTTTTTCAAGAATTACAAGCTGATATCTGCGATAAAATTTCGGCTACTGATGGCAAAGGCAAATTTGAAATTGACGATTGGAGACACTCCAAAGGGGGAGGAGGTAAATCCCGCTTATTACAAAACGGAAATATTCTAGAAAAAGCTGGAGTGAATTTTTCAGCTGTTGAAGGGCCAGCTCCAGAAGGATTATTAAAAACCTTGGAAATTGATGCTAATCAATCAGATAATCTCAGTTTTTTTGCCACCGGAGTTTCCATAGTAATGCACCCTTTCAGTCCTATGGTGCCAATCATTCACATGAATGTGCGTTATTTTGAATTAAGTAATGGTACTTACTGGTTTGGAGGAGGAATTGACCTTACACCACATGTTATTGATAAATCACAAGCCCAATACTTCCATCAGGAGATTAAAAAAGTTTGTGACAAGCATGATATGGACTATTATCCCAAATTCAAAAAGTGGGCAGATGATTACTTTTATTTGCCGCACCGAAATGAAACCCGTGGAGTAGGTGGTATTTTCTTTGATCGTCTTATTGAAAATGAAAAGCATAGCAAAGAAGATATTTTTGCTTTTGTACAAGATGTCGGGAAATTATTTGCTCCAGTTTACAGCCATTTAATGGAAATCAATAAGGATAAAAGCTTTTCTGAAGAACATAAAAATTGGCAGTATCTGAGAAGAGGGAGATATGTTGAGTTTAATTTAGTGTGGGATAGGGGCACAAAATTCGGATTACAAACCAATGGAAGAACTGAATCCATTTTAATGAGCATGCCACCTCAAGCTAATTGGGAATATGATTATCAAGCTGAAAAGGATTTTGAAAAAGAAACTTCGGCTTTATTGAAAAAAGAGGTGGATTGGGTGAATATTCTATAA
- a CDS encoding phosphatase PAP2 family protein, which translates to MLESLIELDQQFFLWLNGLHADWLDPIMLAITGRNIWIPLYAVILFFVIRKLKWQSWSMMIAFALLITLADQAASGFFKPFFERYRPCHEPAIQEMVHLVKHCGGQYGFASSHAFNTFALAFFLFFIYRNVYARWMIVWAVVVSYSRIYVGVHYPGDIIMGAILGLLAAIITYQLYKRIFPNHLEKIHSTV; encoded by the coding sequence ATGCTAGAATCCCTAATAGAACTCGACCAACAATTTTTTCTTTGGCTTAATGGATTGCATGCTGATTGGCTCGATCCGATCATGTTAGCCATTACTGGAAGAAATATCTGGATTCCACTTTATGCTGTGATTTTGTTTTTTGTTATCAGAAAGTTAAAGTGGCAAAGCTGGTCTATGATGATAGCCTTTGCATTATTAATCACTTTGGCTGATCAGGCAGCATCAGGATTTTTTAAGCCCTTTTTTGAGCGTTATCGCCCTTGCCATGAACCAGCTATTCAGGAGATGGTACACTTAGTAAAACATTGTGGAGGCCAATATGGATTTGCCTCCAGTCATGCATTTAACACATTTGCTTTAGCCTTTTTTCTATTCTTTATTTACAGAAATGTATATGCAAGATGGATGATTGTATGGGCTGTGGTAGTATCTTACTCAAGAATATATGTTGGAGTTCACTATCCTGGAGATATAATAATGGGAGCTATTTTAGGATTATTAGCAGCGATAATAACCTATCAGTTGTACAAAAGAATTTTCCCTAATCACTTAGAGAAAATTCATAGTACCGTATAG